The DNA sequence TGGAGCAGTTCTGCCTATAGACAGACTACGTGTAGGGTCCCCCCACCAACAGTTTTTTTTAGGAACTACATCGGGGTCTCTGTTGAATGAGCATAGTAGAGTACACCGACATGCAATTTTGTGGCTCTGCATTGGAGCTGTTGGATCAAGGACAGACTCAGTCCTTAGGAAAACATCTGCCACTTTATTTCCCCTGGTGGACGATAAAGGTCCAACTCATTAGGAGGAAAAAAAgcttcaaataaaatacaaaactgaTCCTTTTATAAATGGAAAATATGAAAATACACTGCCCTTGTGGCTATCAAAAACATGGAGTACCGGTATATACAATGGAAACTATACTAAGCTACAGATAAAGGAACAAAAAATGCTAAGCTCATTTGATTTTCCAGCATACGCAAACACTCCACCTCTCagacactcatatacacacacacatacactccctcCAACAAGCATCTCTTCCCTGGTTAAAATAAGAAAACCTCCCCAATCAAACCAAAAGGAAAAGGACGAAGTTGCCCATAGACATGGATCTAAAGTCTGTTCATCATTTCCACCTATTAATGTAACACTTAGGGCTGGTCAcagtaatctgatcctagatttgTGCCAGTGGGCAACTTCTACCTGGGGCAGTCATGGAGCCCCATGCCCCTCCCCCTCAGCTGTCCTGTGCTGAGGTGGCCAGTGTCACCGTGGTGATGGGCTGGCCAATCCCGTGCAGCTGAATGCGTGCCAGCTTCTTCTGCTCACACTCCGTCACCAGGTTGTTGAGCTCAGCAGCGCTGTAGCCAATCAACGTCCTCAGGTCACACACAAACTTGTAGACGAAGCGCTTGCCCTGCACCTTGCTGATCATGTCCCCGTCGTAGTAATACCTGAGAAAATTGTCCGAAATTAAAACGACATGACTAGAAAGTTCAAGGTAAGAGAACAAGTCACGAGTGCCTGAAATTGTGCAACAAATGttagaggaaaagggagagaaactGGCAGATTGACATACCTGAGCGCTCGGCTGAGTTTCTCATAGTTCATGGTGGGCTTGTTCTTGCGTTGGCCCCATTTCTGGGCCACCAGTTCAGGCTGGTTGAGTTtgaactctccctcctctcccacccaggAGATACAGTCTCTAGCATCCTTATCCGTCAACAGCTCCAACAGGAACTGCCACAGCTGGATCTGACCGTTGTTACCTAAAGGGACAGGTGAGAGGACGGGTGTGCGTGTGTTTACATCAGATACGAGCATATGCACACTTAAGGCATCCATAATAAAAAGCATACCAAGACTACTGCTCGAggtacacatacagttgaagtcggaagtttacatacacttaggttggagtcattaaaactcgtttttcaaccactccacaaatttgttgttaacaaactatggttctggcaagtcggttaggacatctaccttgtgcatgacacaagtaatttttccaacaattgtttgcagactgattatttcacttataattcactgtgtcccaattccagtgggtcagaagttaacatacaataagttgactgtgcctttaaacagcttggaaaattccagaaaattattggcttaattgacatcatttgagtcaattggaggtgtacctgtggatgtatttcaaggcctaccttcaaaatcagtgcctgtttgcttgacatcatgggaaaatcaaaagaaatcagccaaaacatcATAAAAAAATTCTAATGTAGagctccacaagtctagttcatcgttgggagcaatttccaaacacctgaaggtaccacgttcatctgtacaaacaccatgggaccacgcagccgtgataccgctcaggatggagatgcattctgtctcctagagatgaacgtactttggtgcgaaaagtgcaaatcaatcccagaacaacagcaaaggaccttgtgaagatgctggaggaaacaggtacaaaactatctatatccacagtaaaacgagtcctatattgacataacctgaaaggccactcaacaaggaagaagccactgctccaaacctccataaaaaagctagactacggtttgcaactgcacatggggacaaagatcataccttttggagaaatgtcctctggtctgatgaaagaaaaatataactgtttggccataatgaccatcgttatgtttggaggaaaaagggggaggcttgcaagccaaagaacactatccaaaccgtgaagcacggtggtgacagcatcttgagggaggaaaattgtgtgtatattgaagcaacatctcaagacatcagtcaggaagttgaagcttggtcgcaaatgggtcttccaaatggacaatgaccccaagcatacttccaaagttgtggcaaaatggcttaaggacaacaaagtcaaggtattggagtggccatcacaaagtcctggcCTCAATCCCATagcaaatttgtgggcagaactgaaaaagcctgtgcgagcaaggaggcctacaaacctgattcagttacaccagctctgtcaggaggaatgggccaaaattcacccaacttattgtgggaagcttgtggaaggctacccgaaacgtttgacccaagttaaacaatttaaaggcaatgctaccaaatactaattgagtgtatgtaaacttctgatccactgggaatgtgataaaagaaataaaagctgaaataaatcattctctgtcctattattctgacatttcacattcttaaaataaagtggagatcctaactgacctaagacagggaatttttaataggataaatgtcaggaactgtgcaaaactgagtttaaatgtatttggctaaggtgtatgtaaacttccgacttcaactgtacatacacaacACCCAAGACACACAAATGCCTACCTGTGCGGTTGCCAGGTGAGCTGCGCTCCTCTCCTCCTGAGATGCGGGGTGTTCTGGGGCCGCGGTTCTGCTTCAGTACCTTGATAGTGGTGGGTGTGGTCTGCACGGCAGCTGGGATGATCTGGACTTCTGAGGGCGGAGACAGAAGGTTCAAACAGCCAGAAATATACAGGATGAAGTTACCACCTGATCTATGGTCAGTTTGGTGTTCCTACCCATGTTGGCACAAGTAAGGATTTGGGTGagagtaagctgatcctagatctgtgcctatagGCAACAACACCCACATAGAGGAGAACAATATAGTGTGGTTGATGAATGCAGGGTGAcaatgagtgagagagacaggaaataaACTTACGTTGGTCAATGGTGACTGTGGCCTCCTGGCCAGACTGGTCCTGACTGGCCAACACATCTGTAAAGAACAtggacagatacagtatgtgaGCTAAAACCAACTTCAATAAACATGCTTATTCAGGCTCAGAACAACTCCCAtccccttcaaatcaaatcacattttattggtcacatacacatggttagcagatgttaatgcgagtgtagcgaaaagcttgtgcttctagtttcgacagtgcagtcaaatctaacaagtaatataacaattccacaacaactacctaatacacaagtgtaaaggaatgactaagaatatgtacatataaatatatggatgagataTGGCCATTCAGCATagtcaagatgcagtagatggtatagagtacagtatatacatatgagatgagtaatgtagggtatgtaaacatgatataaagtgacattgtttaaagtgactagtaatacatttattacatccagttttttatttttaaagtggctagagatttgagtcagtatgttggcagcagcccctcaatgttagtgatggctgtttaacagtctgatggccttgagattgaaaaatagcttcagtctctcggcccctgctttgatgcacctgctttgagggaggagcagttgccgtaccaggcggtgatacagcccgacaggatgctctcgtttgtgcatctgtaaaagattgtgagtgttttcggtgacaagccaaattcttcatcctcctgagtttcaagaggcactgttgcgccttcttcaccacgctgtctgtgtgggtgggccatttttagtttgtccgtgatgtgtacgctgaggaacttaaaactttccaccttctccaataCTGTCCCGTCGACgtagataggggggtgctccctctgctgtttcctgaagtccacgatcatctctattgttttgttgacgttgagtgtgaatgttattttcctgacaccacactctgagggccctcacctcctccctgtaggccgtctcgttgttgttggtaattaaGCCTACCACTGCAATCGTGCCCTAAGTCATCTGGGGCAAGACATTGGTGTCCGCGACGatgtccgtgattgactgtagaccctgccacatacatactttgtctctatactgacacttagcttgtttgattgccttgcggagggaatagctacactgtttgtattcggtcatgtttccgatCGCCTTGCCATGATCGCCTCGcctcacgctttcagttttgagcgaatgctgccatcaatccacggtttctggttggggaaggttttaatagtcaccgtgggtacatCATCACCGATgtacttgctaataaactcgctcactgaatcagcgtatacatcaatgttgttgtctgaggcgatcctttctagggagtttttcctagccaccgtgcttctacacctgcattgcttgctgtttggggttttaggctgggtttctgtacagcactttgagatatcagctgatgtacgaagggctatataaataaatttgatttgatttgatccagaacatatcccagtccacatgatcgaagcaatcttgaggcgtggaatcagattggtcggaccagcgttgaacagacctgagcacaggcgtttcctgttttagtttgtGTCTATAGGctaggagcaacaaaatggagttgtggttaGATTTGCCTAAAGGAGGGTAAGggcagggctttgtatgcgtcgcggaagttagagtagcaacgatccagaatgctgccagcccgggtcgcgcattcgatattctgatcaaatttagggagccttgttttcagattaactttgttaaaatccccagctacaataaatgcagcctcaggatatgtggtttccagtttacataaagtccaatgaagttctttcagggccgtcgaggtgtctgcttgggggggatatagacggctgtgattataatcaaagaaaATTCCCTttgtagataatgcggtcggcatttgattgtaagggattctaggtcaggtgaacagaacgacttgagttcctgtatgtcgttatgatcacaccacgactcatTAATCATTGTCGGCGCCATGTTGGATACTCCCTAGCCTCTAATTTTCAggcatactgtatgtaaccaataTAATAAGAATAACAATTTGTTTTGGGGGGGCTTACatttgtcctgttacacacaagCGTGTAatgtaaatatttttatttgcACATCCCAActccctgagacacccgcagagagtggggtcacagccatgGTCGCCATTGTACAGCGACCCTGGAGAAATTAGCGTTAGGTGCCTTGGTTAATGGCACAGCGACCTTGTCGGCTCCTGTTTCGgaacagcaacctttcggttactgtcccaacccTCTAACCTCGAGGCTAACTGCTGCAAGGTTTGTATTATGACTCTACTTAGTCCTGAAATGGTGCTAGCCCTTATCCCTAACAGTGACTCAACATACAGAAGCTACAATACAAACTCACACTTGCGGAGCAGCTCTAAGTGGCTCCAAAGGATCTCTCCACTGGGGACCCTCTGCAGGAACTCTTCCTGGGTGAAGGAGCAGAGGTCGCGACCCGGGATGTGAATCCCTCCCACCTCCATCTCGTCAATGCTGAACTCCTTCATCACCCACACGGCCCAGTGGATCACCTGGTCCGCTGTCCACTGTTCTgggtctgagaggagacagacacattacAAGACTGACAATGCTGACTACAGCTTTTCTTGTCTGTTATAAATGGCATGGCAATAGCAGCAAACTGGTCTCACTTTGTACAACAGTGTTTACCTGCCTGATTAATTGTGGTTTTGTgtttcagtgtatgtgtgtgtatctgtatttgTCTGTGTCCTGCTTGTTTTTGTGTTTCAGTGCAAGTGTGTGTTGGTGTCCTCCTCACCGTAGGGTATCCCCAGACGGACCTGTTCCTTGCGGTAGCCCTCCAGGGCGGCGGCCCAGCGTGTCACCTGCTCCGAGGTGTCATCTGACAGGGAGGAGTGCTCCACAGCAATCAGCTGGCCCTCCTCCATCAGGGTGCCCTCCTCCCCTGCCGCATCCGGGTCGATCACCACCTCCACCGTCTCCACCGGTTTCACGATCTCTAGGATGTTCAGCTTCTCCTCGCCTGGATGGAGGGATTTGATGGGAGGTTAGAGTATGATTAGTATCAACAACCTAATTTGTATGTTGCCACATTTGTGTGCATCTATATATTGGGTGCCTGGGTTTGATTTTGGTGCCGAGACTATCGTTTGTGTACCTGGCTTTGTGATGATCTGTAGACTGAGTTGCACTGTGCCGTCTGTCTTCACTCCTTGATCAAAGAGGCTGTGGTCTGGATGCAGctggagacagaaagaaagagaaaggagagggcaACAGGGGAGGACAGGCGAGGGACAGAGCGGAGGACGGGtgagggagagggcagaggacaggcaagagagagagagagaggaggtatttTAACCCCATAAATACAGGCCTCCATCAGTATCAGGTCTGATCAGGTATTTGAACTCCATAAATACAGGCCTCCATCAGCTTCAGGTCTGATCAGGTATTTGAACTTCATAAATACAGGCCTCCATCAGCTTCAGGTCTGATCAGGTATTTGAACCCCATAAATGCAGGCCTCCATCAGTACCTGGATGTCCTGTAGACAGATTTCATATCCATCCAATGACATCTGGATACGGGGCTCCAGGAGCTTCTTCAGGTTACCGATTGGCTCATTGATGTCGATGTCCTGTTGGATCAGATCGGCTGATGTAATGGTCTGCTCCTCAACCCTGAAAATGGCACGaccacacaaacaaaaacacacaaatagtCATGTTAAATCATCAGAAGTAGGGAGGGAGCTGGGTTTGAATTGATGTGCTTATGGGTGATTGTTCACATTGTAAAATATATATCACTCACCCCTCCTCCAGGCACTCCTGTTTCTCCTGTCCGTCGATCTCAATCTCTatcatctcctctgtctcactTTTAGACATTGCTGTACCCCAAGAATCAACCTATTCTgaggaaaagacagacagacaggggggtaTCAATCAACATTAGGGTGACATCAAATGTTTTCAGATGTGATGGAACAGACACATCGCTACAAACGGTTCAAATTGGCACCATCATTGAGACTTTAGTAAATTATCATGAACACATTCTTTGAACAGTGGCATTATATCAAGTAAAAAGTTGtttaaaataaaatctaaaaGGTTAATATTTAGCTAGTGGGTCTTGATGTGAATGAAGTTGGGTCATCGTCTCGaaactaaaaaaaataaaaatctcaggTGTAATTTTTCACTACATTTCCTCTTGCAACACTGAGAATCGTATTTATCTATTTCAGAATTATGATATTTTTGGTCAGATATTATGcatttcacaaaaaaataaaatcgcATAATGATCATTACAGTAAAAATTTTTGAAGTCCAAAAAAGTTAACAAAAACAAATCAATATTCAAATATTTTTCAACATTGCTCACCTAATGAGGCCTGAGTAAAGCATAATACTGGACATTTTAGCGCTTTCGGTAATGAGAAGGCCAAGTGGGATGAGAATAAGAACCTCAttctgaagacacacacacacacacacacacacacacacacacacacacacatatatatatatatacacacatacatatatatatatatatacatatacacacacatacatatatatacacacacatacatatatatacacatacatacatatatacatatacatacatatatatatacacacacatacatatatatatatatatacacatacatatatatatacacacacatacatacatatatatacatacacatatatatatatatatatatacacacacatacatatatatatacatacatacatatatatacacacacatacatatatatacacacacatacatatatatatacacacatatatatatatatacacacatacatatatatatacacacacatatatatacacacacacacatacatatacacacacacacatacatatatatacacacacatacatatacacacacatacatatatatatatacacacacatacatatatatatatatacacacatatatatatatacacacacatacatatatatatacacacatacatatatatacacacacacatacatatacacacacatacatatatatatacacacacatacatatatatatacacacacatatatatacacacacatatatacacatatatacacacacatacatatatatacacacatacatatatatatacacacacacacatatacacacacacacatatatatacacacacacacacacatacacacacacacacatatacatacacacacacacatatatatatatatatatatatatatatacacacacatatatatatacacacacacacatacatacatatatacacacacatacatatatatacacacacacacatacacatacatatatatacacacacacatacatacacatacacacacacatacatacacatatatatatatacacacatacatatatatacacacatatacatacatatacacacacatacatatatatacacacacatatatatatacacacacatacatacatacatatacacacacacacacatatatacacacacatacatatatatatatacacacatatatatatatacacatatgtatatatatacacacatacatatatatatacacatatacatatatatatacacacacatacatatatatatatacacacatacatatatatatacacacatacatatatatatacacacacatatatatatacacacacatacacatatatacacacatacatatatatatatacatatat is a window from the Oncorhynchus tshawytscha isolate Ot180627B linkage group LG03, Otsh_v2.0, whole genome shotgun sequence genome containing:
- the LOC112241794 gene encoding GA-binding protein alpha chain isoform X2, with protein sequence MSKSETEEMIEIEIDGQEKQECLEEGVEEQTITSADLIQQDIDINEPIGNLKKLLEPRIQMSLDGYEICLQDIQLHPDHSLFDQGVKTDGTVQLSLQIITKPGEEKLNILEIVKPVETVEVVIDPDAAGEEGTLMEEGQLIAVEHSSLSDDTSEQVTRWAAALEGYRKEQVRLGIPYDPEQWTADQVIHWAVWVMKEFSIDEMEVGGIHIPGRDLCSFTQEEFLQRVPSGEILWSHLELLRKYVLASQDQSGQEATVTIDQLQIIPAAVQTTPTTIKVLKQNRGPRTPRISGGEERSSPGNRTGNNGQIQLWQFLLELLTDKDARDCISWVGEEGEFKLNQPELVAQKWGQRKNKPTMNYEKLSRALRYYYDGDMISKVQGKRFVYKFVCDLRTLIGYSAAELNNLVTECEQKKLARIQLHGIGQPITTVTLATSAQDS
- the LOC112241794 gene encoding GA-binding protein alpha chain isoform X1, translated to MSKSETEEMIEIEIDGQEKQECLEEGVEEQTITSADLIQQDIDINEPIGNLKKLLEPRIQMSLDGYEICLQDIQLHPDHSLFDQGVKTDGTVQLSLQIITKPGEEKLNILEIVKPVETVEVVIDPDAAGEEGTLMEEGQLIAVEHSSLSDDTSEQVTRWAAALEGYRKEQVRLGIPYDPEQWTADQVIHWAVWVMKEFSIDEMEVGGIHIPGRDLCSFTQEEFLQRVPSGEILWSHLELLRKYVLASQDQSGQEATVTIDQQVQIIPAAVQTTPTTIKVLKQNRGPRTPRISGGEERSSPGNRTGNNGQIQLWQFLLELLTDKDARDCISWVGEEGEFKLNQPELVAQKWGQRKNKPTMNYEKLSRALRYYYDGDMISKVQGKRFVYKFVCDLRTLIGYSAAELNNLVTECEQKKLARIQLHGIGQPITTVTLATSAQDS